Proteins encoded together in one Marmota flaviventris isolate mMarFla1 chromosome Y, mMarFla1.hap1, whole genome shotgun sequence window:
- the LOC139703529 gene encoding uncharacterized protein CXorf51A-like, producing the protein MAKATKKSQKPNADMAQSTSSMKERKNMKTSYHHSRCGRGSKILKSTNKGKKTLQNNSSKRDSEKPSTSLKKSKKTKGTILFGHYHRLNEKLNREPEMENTPETSSISSDDLDSK; encoded by the exons ATGGCTAAGGCaaccaagaaatcacagaagcctAATGCAGATATGGCCCAGTCAACATCatcgatgaaagaaagaaagaatatgaagactTCCTATCATCACTCCAGATGCGGAAGAGGCAGCAAG ATACTAAAGTCCACCAATAAGGgtaaaaaaacacttcaaaataattcaagcaaaagagactcagaaaagccttccacatctctgaaaaaatctaagaaaactaaaggaaCAATACTCTTTGGTCATTATCATCggctaaatgaaaaactgaatagagagccagaaatggaaaatacccCAGAAACCTCCAGCATTTCAAGTGATGATCTGGACAGCAAGTAA